Within the Anaerolineae bacterium genome, the region CTCCGCCGGAAGGCCGTTACGTGGGCGCCATCGAGGTGGGGGGCCAGCGCATCGAGATCGAGATCGAGTTCGGCCAGAGGGGACAGGAACTGGTGGCGACCATGGACATCCCGGTGCAGGGGGCCATGGACATTCCGCTGAACGAAGTGCTCTACCACCCGCCTGAGATCAGCTTTACCGCCTTCTCGGGCAACAGCCTGGCGGCCTTCGCCGGCCAGGTCGAGGAGTCGGGCAGCATCTCCGGGACCTTCGTCCAGATGGGTGTGGCCGGGACGTTCGTCCTGGAGCCCGCCCCGCCAGTGGTAGAGGAGCCGCTCCCCTATCGCGAGGAGGAGGTCGTCTTCCACAACGGGGATATCACCCTGGCGGGGACGCTGTCGCTGCCCGAGGGCGAGGGACCCTTCCCGGCCGTGGTCTTGATCTCCGGAAGCGGCGCCCAGAACCGAGACGAGAACATCCTCGGCTTCCGTATCTTCTTCAGGATCGCTGACCACCTGACCCGCAACGGCATCGCCGTCCTGCGCTACGACGACCGGGGCGTGGGTGGCTCCACCGGGGACTTGACCCAGGCTACCCAGGTGGACCTGGCCGGCGACGTCCTGGCGGCCGTGGAGCTGCTTCTGAGCCATGCCCAGATAGACCCGGAGGCCATCGGCCTGATCGGGCACAGTGAAGGGGGGATAGTGGCCCCGCTAGTGGCCAACCGATCCGAGAACGTATCCTACCTGGTGCTGCTGGCCGGACCGGCCACGCCGGGCGAAGAGATACTGGTGGACCAGCTGGAGCTGATCATGCGAGCCCAGGGGGCCACGGAGGAGCAGATCGCCGCGGCCAAGGAGAAGCAGCAGAAGACGCTGGAGGCGGTGAAGACGGGCGAGGGCTGGGACGAGGTCCGCGCCCGGTCCGAGGCCGAACTGCGGGCCACCATAGAGGCCCTTCCGGAGGCTCAGCGCCGCGCCCTGGGTGACGTGGACGAGTTCGTCAGGAACGCCGTCGAGGCCGAGATCGCTAACGTGGCCAGCCCGTGGTTCCGCTCTTTCGTCGAGTACGACCCCGTGCCGGCCCTCCGGGAGCTGGACGTGCCGGTACTGGCCTTGTTCGGCGAGCTCGACACCCAGGTCCCGCCAGAGAAGAACGCCCAGGCCATGCGGGAGGCGTTGGAGGAGGCTGGGCTGGAGGACTTTCGCATCGAGATCCTGGCTTCCGCCAACCACCTCTTCCAGGAGGCGGTCACGGGAGGGGTGGACGAGTATGCCACCCTGGAAAAGGAGTTCGTTCCCGGGCTGCTGGACCTGATCACGGAGTGGATCCTAGAGCACACCAGCTAAGAGCTCGCCCAGGCCGCGCCGTTCAAGGCGCGGCTCTGTTGTGTCCGAGGCTGCGCCCGGCACAGGGATTGCACCACCGGAAGGTGACGTGCCGCTCCCTCTGGGGAGCGAGGCACCACCCTGAACCACGGGAGCAGAGATGTTGCTGGAGCTTGAGGAGACCCTGACGCTGCAGGAAGCAGCGGATGCCCTGGGCTGCTCGTATGAGGATGCCCTGCAGCTCCTACGGGAAGGTAGGCTCACCGGGTACCGCCTGGCAGGGCACTGGTGCGTCTCACTGTCGGATCTCGAGCGGTGCGCCGCCGACCTGGTCTCCGAGGCGGTGTAGCCCACGCCGCGAGCCGGACGCGGAGCTCCGCGTCCGGCTCGCGGCGCACGCATCACGGCGCCTGTGTGACCACGAACTCGTCGGAGACGCCGATGACGACGCCAGATCCCTGGTCGCAGTCCACAGCCATCCCGACCCTTCCACCCGGGAAACCGTAGGCGTTAGACGCCATCCCGTGGTGGCAGTCCCCCTCCGGCCAGCCGCTCCTGGGGCTGCGGCGGTCGCCACGGTACAGGACCCGGGCCTGTGGTTCGACAGGCGCGACAGCGGCCTGAGCGACCGTTCGGAGGCCCAACTCGCGGTCATGCAGGACACGGTCAGAGCGAAGATGTGCATAGGCCCGATCAGTGGCGATCGGCGGAGCGAGGGGTGAGAGGCGGGGGCTGCCCCGTCGGGCTAGCGAGAACGCCGGCTACCCATCTTGCACCTCCAGTGACGGGGTGTCGGGCGCCGTTCCATCACAAGGTCCCCGGAGCAGCTCCCCCGCTCCGGTCCGACGCCAGTCGGCGCGATATGTGGGATGACCCGGCTCAGGCTTGAGGCCGGACAGCTTCTGGAGAGACGCTAGGCAGCATATCACCGGAGCGGTATCCTGCCTAGCGCGCGATCCCTTTGAGTCTGCCCTATCGGACCGACGACTCCCGCACGCAGTCCAGGTAGTAGAGGGCGTTCTCCAAAGGGATGTTGGGCGGGATGTGGTTGCCCACGGCCATGAAGTAGCCGGGGCAGTGGCGGCCTAACTCGGTACAACGCTTCACCTCCGCCCGAATGGCCTCTTTGTCACCGAACGTCAGAATGCGGGCATCGGCGTTGCCGATGATGACCTTGCTGCGGCCGTAGCGCTCGACCACGTACTCCAGGCTGGTGAGGGGCTCGAAGATGAACCCATCAGCGCCGGCATCGGCCAGGTCGTCCACGAACTGGGTGAAGTCCCCATCGGAGCAAAAGAGGACGATCTTGCCGGCGTCGTGGAGGATCTGCCACAGCTTCCGGTAGCGGGGGAAGATGTGCTCGCGGTACCAGGCAGGCCGGAAGATGGCTCCCTGGCTCCAGACCATGTCGTCATGGCAGATGAAGGCCCGGAT harbors:
- a CDS encoding alpha/beta fold hydrolase, which encodes MHVRDARLPRLLLILALLAALALFGCGAPATPEPTATPFTPEASPTAPAVATTQATPTVVELPQTPETAPPPEGRYVGAIEVGGQRIEIEIEFGQRGQELVATMDIPVQGAMDIPLNEVLYHPPEISFTAFSGNSLAAFAGQVEESGSISGTFVQMGVAGTFVLEPAPPVVEEPLPYREEEVVFHNGDITLAGTLSLPEGEGPFPAVVLISGSGAQNRDENILGFRIFFRIADHLTRNGIAVLRYDDRGVGGSTGDLTQATQVDLAGDVLAAVELLLSHAQIDPEAIGLIGHSEGGIVAPLVANRSENVSYLVLLAGPATPGEEILVDQLELIMRAQGATEEQIAAAKEKQQKTLEAVKTGEGWDEVRARSEAELRATIEALPEAQRRALGDVDEFVRNAVEAEIANVASPWFRSFVEYDPVPALRELDVPVLALFGELDTQVPPEKNAQAMREALEEAGLEDFRIEILASANHLFQEAVTGGVDEYATLEKEFVPGLLDLITEWILEHTS
- a CDS encoding excisionase family DNA-binding protein, producing the protein MLLELEETLTLQEAADALGCSYEDALQLLREGRLTGYRLAGHWCVSLSDLERCAADLVSEAV